The following DNA comes from Halostagnicola kamekurae.
CACAAAATCGGGGTTATCCTCAGGCCAGCGGAAGGACCGTCGAAAAGACGAGTGTGCTCAACAGGCCGACCAGCCCGATGAGGATGGTCGCAACGGTCCAGGTCTTCAGCGTCTCAGCCTGCGTCAGACCCCCGATCTCTTTGACGATCCAGAACCCGCTGTCGTTGTACCACGAACAGAACGACGCGCCCGCGCCGATTGACATAACCAAGTACGCGACGTTGACGTCGAGCCCGCTCGCTAACGGGGCCATAATCCCGGCCGTGGTAACGATCGCAACCGTCGCCGATCCCTGAACGACGCGGACTCCCGCGGCGATCACCCACGCGGTCACGAGCAGTCCGAGACCGATCCCTTCCAGCCCGTTCGCGATATACTGACCGGC
Coding sequences within:
- a CDS encoding GntP family permease encodes the protein AGQYIANGLEGIGLGLLVTAWVIAAGVRVVQGSATVAIVTTAGIMAPLASGLDVNVAYLVMSIGAGASFCSWYNDSGFWIVKEIGGLTQAETLKTWTVATILIGLVGLLSTLVFSTVLPLA